One genomic region from Cryptococcus deuterogattii R265 chromosome 7, complete sequence encodes:
- a CDS encoding 3-hydroxybutyryl-CoA dehydrogenase, whose protein sequence is MTAIQSFRKAAIIGAGQMGLGIAYVTAVHARVPLTLHDPSSAVLSHAMSRVQSLLSKDVSKNRMTREEADEALARISPVKGDGSGLNGDEKLKDVDIVIEAIPEIPELKLGLFKRLGDLLSPTSILGSNTSSISLTKLAASAGSMGGAQGKSSAERVIGIHYFNPVPVMKLVEIIPALQTSKQTIDQATAFGRACKKEVTLSADSPGFIANAILMPMLNEAIMVLEKGIASTEHIDTTFRLGMGHPMGPLALADLIGLDTCLSIQKVLHTETGDSKYRPAGLLVRMVDAGWLGKKTGKGFYEYTD, encoded by the exons ATGACAGCCATTCAGTCGTTTCGCAAAGCAGCTATCATTGGCGCTGGTCAGATGGGCTTGGGTATCGC CTACGTTACCGCAGTTCATGCCCGTGTACCGCTCACTCTCCatgatccttcttctgcagTGCTCTCGCACGCCATGTCAAGGGTACAATCTCTTTTGTCAAAAGATGTCAGCAAGAACAGAATGACacgagaagaagccgaTGAAGCTCTGGCTAGGATCAGCCCAGTCAAAGGAGATGGATCGGGACTTAATGGGGATGAGAAGCTaaaagatgttgatatTGTTATTGAG GCTATTCCTGAGATACCAGAGCTCAAGCTCGGATTATTCAAGCGGCTGGGGGATTTGCTATCCCCTACTTCGATCTTGGGTAGCAATACAAGCTCTATCAGTCTTACCAAGCTTGCTGCTAGTGCGGGGAGCATGGGTGGTGCTCAGGGGAAAAGCAGCGCAGAGAGAGTGATCGG AATCCATTACTTTAACCCTGTCCCAGTGAT GAAACTCGTCGAGATAATCCCCGCATTACAAACCTCTAAACAAACAATCGACCAAGCCACAGCATTTGGCAGAGCTTGCAAGAAAG AGGTTACTCTCTCTGCAGACTCCCCTGGCTTCATCGCGAACGCCATCCTCATGCCCATGCTCAACGAAGCCATCATGGTCCTTGAAAAAGGTATCGCCTCCACCGAACATATCGATACGACCTTCCGACTCGGTATGGGCCACCCCATGGGTCCACTTGCACTCGCGGACCTTATTGGACTTGATACTTGTCTGTCGATCCAGAAGGTACTACATACTGAGACAGGGGATAGCAAGTATAGGCCGGCGGGGTTGCtggtgaggatggtggatgcTGGGTGGTTGGGAAAAAAGACGGGGAAAGGATTTTATGAGTATACTGACTAG